One Torulaspora globosa chromosome 5, complete sequence DNA window includes the following coding sequences:
- the IKI3 gene encoding Elongator subunit IKI3 (ancestral locus Anc_4.240), protein MRNLIVLNKGKLRPTGSPYQEVDPEISFKLLSSAFDTLTDSITCVTGALEIGVVEVTQFLKHGAKNVLASINIDTFDDELLSFVHFADLNQVVLVFKQGDIISATYDPARYDPNESVVEIVGTIDNGIEAAEWSPDEETLALVTCDRKVVLLSKLFEPIAEASLAVDDLKKSKHVTVGWGKKETQFRGKGARAVEREALASLKASGLIDNQLRDPTMPYMVDTGAITSMDTHAVNISWRGDCEYFAVSTVETVRTEEKSSEVQRRAIRVYTRDGQLDSASEPVDGMEHGLSWKPQGSLIASIKRVAHLENEQALELIFFERNGLRHGEFDTRLPVDEEIKSLAWNCNSEVLTIVLKDRIQLWTTKNYHWYLKQEVYANNVSFVKWHMEKDFTLMFGDGDEVNIVDFAYKMTQGPTLEPNDNGMSLVIDGKSVGITPLKIANVPPPMSYREFCAPDNIIDVAVSLLNENYAALHRNGLSLASISNLKDMRKGKHPTVVCELQKSEFASELDSLRQVAFINDNIIGVLLDSDNLSRIALIDTEDITQPRISCIVDTYDRVVLLRSSFDYNHLVYETRDGTVMKVDAAGQLEQISRFPQLVRDFRVKRVHNVPKLESTAWESESSEMVAFGITSSGKLYANDTQLASAVTSIEITDSFLLFTTAQHNLQFVHLNSLEFKPVPLTEEGVVDERIRAIERGSTLVSVIPSSSAVILQAPRGNLETIYPRIMVLSQVRKDILAKRYKEAFVCCRTHRISLDILHDYAPELFYANLTTFIDQVERVDYLNFFISCLCEEDVTETKYKDTSSSSMSKPFELEPAPLTEMQEYMKKKMFDPSKSKVNRICQAVLKVLLSNSTYREKYLQTIITAYAFQKPQNLEDALRLIASLDNDETKESAVTYLCFLQDANVVYKAALSLYDVQLAVSVAQKSQMDPREYLPFLQSLYDNKPLRRQFLIDDYLKNFTKALDHLANIDEAAEDVSEETIAYVKNHDLYEHALALYRYDTKKQNTIYNIYAKDLSSKQEYYDAGIIYEMLGKQRNAMECYTSAKKWEEAMAIAATHFPDEVNTLAEELISSLTFEHRYAETAVIQLEFMGNIENAMRDYCLAYQYDTACLIAAKRGKPELIAKVVDPGLGEGFGVIAELLADCESQINSQLRRLRELRTKKEEDPYGFYGQEAPQEDDVSIAPSETSTQESFFTKYTGKTSGTAKTGASRRTAKNKRREERKRARGKKGTIYEEEYLVKSIGRLIDRLDQTRPDAIRLINGLCRRSMKEQAHQIQKNFVDLTQLLKDNIKEIYTISEKDRERVDENGEIYYIPEIPTPEIAPFPVSKVVNF, encoded by the coding sequence ATGAGGAATCTTATTGTCCTTAATAAAGGGAAATTGAGACCTACAGGATCTCCCTACCAGGAAGTGGACCCCGAGATATCCTTCAAGCTCCTGAGCAGCGCGTTCGATACGCTCACAGACAGCATAACGTGTGTTACTGGTGCTCTGGAGATAGGGGTAGTCGAAGTTACGCAGTTTCTGAAACATGGTGCGAAAAATGTACTTGCGTCGATCAATATTGACACTTTCGATGACGAACTGTTGAGTTTTGTTCACTTTGCCGATCTAAACCAGGTGGTGCTCGTTTTCAAGCAAGGGGACATCATATCTGCGACTTACGATCCGGCAAGATATGATCCAAATGAGAGTGTTGTTGAGATTGTTGGGACAATAGATAACGGGATCGAAGCGGCAGAGTGGTCGCCTGATGAAGAGACACTGGCGCTGGTGACGTGTGACCGTAAGGTTGTGCTACTCAGCAAGCTCTTTGAGCCTATCGCGGAAGCTTCACTGGCGgttgatgatttgaaaaagtcTAAGCATGTAACAGTCGGCTGGGGAAAGAAGGAAACGCAGTTTAGGGGCAAAGGTGCAAGAGCCGTGGAAAGAGAAGCACTGGCGAGTTTGAAGGCTTCAGGACTCATCGACAATCAGCTCAGAGATCCTACAATGCCCTATATGGTCGACACAGGTGCGATTACATCTATGGATACGCATGCTGTGAATATATCATGGAGGGGAGATTGCGAATACTTTGCTGTTTCGACGGTCGAAACGGTTAGAACCGAAGAAAAGTCTTCAGAGGTACAAAGGAGAGCCATTAGGGTTTATACGCGTGACGGACAGCTCGACAGTGCGTCTGAACCCGTCGACGGTATGGAACATGGTCTCAGCTGGAAACCGCAAGGATCTCTTATTGCCTCGATAAAGCGTGTAGCGCACCTCGAGAATGAGCAGGCCCTGGAGTTaattttcttcgaaagaaaCGGTCTGAGACATGGCGAGTTCGACACAAGACTGCCTGTGgacgaagagatcaagagtCTCGCATGGAACTGCAACTCAGAAGTGCTTACTATTGTGCTGAAAGATAGGATTCAGTTGTGGACCACCAAGAATTATCACTGGTATCTCAAGCAAGAGGTCTATGCCAATAACGTCAGCTTCGTTAAGTGGCATATGGAGAAGGACTTCACTTTGATGTTTGGCGATGGGGACGAGGTGAACATTGTGGACTTTGCTTATAAAATGACTCAAGGTCCCACATTGGAACCAAATGACAATGGTATGTCACTAGTTATCGACGGGAAGTCAGTTGGTATTACACCTCTGAAAATTGCCAATGTGCCTCCTCCGATGTCTTATAGGGAATTTTGCGCACCGGATAACATCATAGATGTCGCAGTTAGTCTTCTCAACGAAAACTATGCCGCACTACATCGGAACGGCCTAAGTCTGGCGTCTATTTCTAATCTGAAAGATATGAGAAAAGGAAAACACCCCACCGTAGTTTGCGAGCTGCAAAAGTCGGAGTTTGCGAGTGAACTCGATTCGCTGCGACAAGTGGCGTTCATCAACGATAATATCATCGGCGTTCTGTTGGATTCAGATAATCTCTCACGCATAGCTTTGATCGACACTGAGGACATAACTCAACCACGAATTTCATGTATCGTGGATACTTACGATAGGGTTGTTCTCCTGCGAAGCAGCTTCGACTATAATCATCTGGTTTACGAAACTCGTGATGGCACAGTTATGAAAGTTGATGCAGCAGGTCAATTAGAGCAAATCTCGAGATTTCCACAACTTGTTCGTGACTTCAGAGTGAAAAGAGTTCATAATGTTCCAAAGCTTGAATCTACTGCATGGGAATCTGAAAGTTCTGAAATGGTGGCATTTGGTATAACGAGCAGTGGAAAGCTCTATGCTAATGATACCCAATTGGCTTCAGCTGTAACGTCGATAGAAATAACAGAcagtttccttcttttcacaaCCGCCCAGCATAATTTGCAATTCGTGCATTTGAACAGCCTGGAGTTCAAGCCTGTTCCCTTAACGGAGGAAGGAGTAGTTGATGAACGGATAAGAGCCATCGAGAGAGGATCCACACTAGTTTCCGTGATACCTTCGAGCTCAGCTGTTATTCTTCAGGCACCTCGTGGAAATTTGGAGACCATTTATCCCCGAATCATGGTGTTATCGCAGGTTCGAAAAGACATTCTAGCTAAGCGCTACAAAGAAGCATTTGTTTGTTGCAGAACTCACAGAATAAGCTTAGACATTCTACATGATTACGCGCCGGAACTGTTCTACGCCAACTTAACCACCTTCATTGATCAGGTGGAACGTGTTGACTACTTGAACTTTTTCATATCTTGTCTctgtgaagaagatgtGACTGAAACGAAGTACAAGGACacttcaagttcaagcatGTCAAAACCTTTCGAATTGGAGCCGGCGCCTCTCACTGAAATGCAAGAATATATGAAAAAGAAAATGTTTGATCCCTCCAAATCTAAAGTGAACAGGATTTGCCAAGCTGTGTTAAAGGTACTTTTAAGCAACTCGACCTACCGTGAAAAATACCTTCAAACAATCATTACCGCCTATGCTTTTCAAAAACCACAAAATCTCGAGGACGCTTTGAGACTCATTGCCTCATTagataatgatgagaccaAGGAATCGGCGGTTACGTATTTGTGTTTCTTACAGGATGCAAATGTTGTCTACAAGGCAGCTTTGTCTCTCTATGATGTGCAATTAGCTGTCTCTGTTGCTCAAAAATCACAAATGGATCCACGTGAATATCTGCCATTTCTACAAAGCTTGTATGATAATAAACCTTTGCGTCGCCAGTTCCTAATTGATGACTATCTCAAGAACTTCACGAAAGCCTTGGACCACTTGGCCAACATTGATGAGGCAGCGGAAGATGTTTCGGAAGAAACAATTGCGTATGTTAAGAACCATGATTTATATGAGCATGCGTTAGCTTTGTATCGCTATGACACTAAAAAGCAAAACACAATTTACAACATCTACGCTAAGGACCTTTCATCTAAGCAGGAATACTACGATGCTGGTATAATATACGAGATGTTGGGCAAACAACGAAATGCTATGGAATGCTACACTTCGGCTAAGAAATGGGAAGAGGCAATGGCAATAGCCGCTACGCATTTCCCAGATGAAGTGAATACGCTTGCTGAAGAGCTAATTTCCTCTCTAACTTTTGAGCATAGATATGCAGAAACGGCTGTCATTCAGCTCGAGTTCATGGGAAACATCGAAAATGCTATGAGAGATTACTGTCTAGCGTACCAATACGACACGGCGTGTCTGATAGCAGCGAAGAGAGGAAAACCAGAACTGATAGCTAAAGTAGTGGATCCCGGCTTGGGCGAAGGTTTTGGTGTCATTGCTGAGCTCCTAGCAGACTGCGAAAGTCAAATCAACTCGCAATTGCGAAGATTGAGGGAGCTCCGCACCAAGAAAGAGGAGGACCCATATGGGTTCTatggccaagaagcacCACAGGAAGATGACGTTTCAATTGCACCCTCCGAGACCTCTACACAAGAGtcatttttcaccaaatATACGGGTAAAACCAGCGGTACAGCGAAGACTGGTGCATCCCGTCGTACTGCCAAGAACAAGCGTCGCGAAGAGCGTAAAAGAGCCAGAGGAAAGAAGGGTACCATATATGAAGAGGAGTATCTTGTCAAATCAATCGGAAGACTGATCGACAGATTGGATCAAACAAGACCGGATGCTATTAGACTTATCAACGGCCTATGCAGGCGTTCCATGAAGGAACAGGCACATCAAATCCAGAAGAATTTTGTCGATTTGACTCAATTGCTGAAGGAcaatatcaaagagatctaCACGATCAGCGAGAAAGATCGCGAAAGGGTAGACGAGAACGGAGAAATATACTACATCCCCGAGATTCCAACCCCGGAGATCGCGCCGTTCCCTGTCAGTAAAGTCGTGAACTTCTGA
- the SWC7 gene encoding Swc7p (ancestral locus Anc_4.241) yields MEYPSNVILLLLQLLLQRQQTLAHHDKSLDLTQLLREPIIDKEVLAQFQNHKLVKMYSPELCNLHLRALRGLVTDLFTYGIPGAEGLDAQETNVITLANYYYNKRLAELTLTQLPELRQEIKSLLPE; encoded by the coding sequence ATGGAGTATCCTTCAAACGTGATACTACTtctgctccagcttctACTTCAGCGGCAACAGACCCTGGCACACCACGACAAGTCCCTAGACCTCACCCAACTTCTTAGAGAGCCGATTattgacaaagaagttttGGCTCAGTTCCAGAACCACAAACTCGTCAAAATGTACTCACCAGAGCTGTGCAACTTGCACCTCAGAGCTCTCAGAGGTCTGGTTACCGATCTGTTCACATATGGCATCCCTGGCGCCGAGGGCCTCGACGCACAAGAGACCAACGTTATAACGCTCGCGAACTATTACTACAACAAAAGGTTAGCGGAACTGACGCTGACACAGCTCCCCGAACTACGCcaggagatcaagagcCTGCTGCCAGAATGA
- the VAC14 gene encoding Vac14p (ancestral locus Anc_4.242), whose protein sequence is MDRSIAKGLGDKLYEKRKSTALELEKLVKQCVAEGDYARIDKIIDELCRDYAYALHQPMARNAGLMGLAAAAIALGTNDVGNYLNHILPPVLACFGDQNDQVRFYACESLYNIAKIAKGEILVYFNEVFDVLCKVSADTENSVRGAAELLDRLIKDIVAETASSYISVVHSSARDVPPRVKTDLATGDVYQGDYEQDSTLAFSLPKFIPLLTERIYTINPDTRVFLVDWLKVLLSTPGLELIAFLPSFLGGLFTFLGDSHKDVRTVTHALLDLLLHEVDRISKLQSDLRRKEAERQKAIEDKAEGSSKKVDGILIAEKKKSLMSALGKLSVENNEHPVETTRQQEEARPQLAEDQNLSLESAAASSLAHLDGEDYIPGQDIRLDFPEIIEILVNNLASSEAEIQLVALRWIRAILALSPDDFVPFFSKILSLLLKLLSDQDPRISESAQIVNQQLIELCSEYDHLKDPTAISYGSIVNSMTLQFFESKVDARIACLDWLLLIYKKAPSQILEHNDSMFLTLLKSLSDKDGRLIEKALALLSSLCSDSNDNYIKKFLQDLLTLFNRDTRLLKARANFIMRQLCARLSPERIYRVISPLLDSCDGRVFVRMMIQILSTNLVTAPEVEPLRRKLRNGDDGMFFNTLFRSWCPNAISVISLCLVSENYEMAYSVLQAYVNYELSLNDLIQLDILVQLLESPVFTRLRLQLLEQQRYPFLHKSLYGILMILPQSKAFDMLNRRLNSVNSWAWQPSYEKPVYQQRNSSQVSVSCTMDSEASQYSINQRTNNRELLKHFNEACSANRSMPNDDETYETKLPFLVDSSVKASPSPRAASSDSGSVIHRNSGPKRKSGGDKSLTP, encoded by the exons ATGG ATAGGTCTATTGCAAAGGGTCTCGGGGACAAGCTTTATGAGAAGAGGAAATCTACGGCTCTGGAGCTTGAGAAGCTAGTAAAGCAGTGTGTCGCAGAAGGCGACTATGCTAGGATCGACAAGATTATCGACGAGTTGTGTAGAGACTACGCGTATGCTTTACATCAGCCTATGGCTAGAAATGCGGGATTGATGGGATTGGCAGCTGCGGCGATCGCTCTGGGTACTAACGATGTCGGGAACTACTTGAACCACATTCTTCCGCCTGTTCTGGCCTGTTTTGGGGACCAAAATGATCAGGTAAGGTTCTACGCCTGCGAAAGTCTGTACAATATTGCCAAGATCGCCAAAGGCGAAATACTCGTATACTTCAACGAGGTGTTTGATGTGCTTTGTAAGGTTAGTGCAGACACGGAAAACTCGGTGAGAGGCGCTGCCGAGCTTTTGGATCGTCTAATCAAGGATATTGTGGCAGAAACCGCTTCCAGTTACATCAGTGTGGTTCATAGTAGCGCTAGAGACGTTCCGCCGCGTGTTAAAACAGATCTGGCCACCGGAGATGTTTACCAGGGAGATTATGAGCAGGATAGCACTTTGGCGTTCTCCCTACCGAAATTCATACCGCTTTTGACGGAACGAATTTACACAATTAATCCGGACACCAGAGTTTTCTTGGTTGATTGGCTTAAGGTGCTCTTGAGTACACCTGGTCTGGAGTTGATCGCCTTCTTACCGTCATTCCTTGGTGGCCTTTTTACGTTCCTGGGCGATTCTCATAAGGATGTTCGGACGGTTACACATGCGCTATTGGATCTATTGCTCCATGAGGTGGATAGGATCTCCAAGCTGCAATCAGATTTGAGAAGGAAAGAGGCAGAACGACAAAAGGCCATCGAGGATAAAGCGGAAGGCTCCTCTAAAAAGGTGGATGGGATTCTGATTGCAGAAAAAAAGAAGTCATTGATGAGTGCCCTGGGAAAGCTATCAGTGGAGAATAATGAGCATCCTGTGGAAACAACTCGgcagcaagaagaggcaaGGCCACAGCTGGCAGAAGATCAGAATTTGAGCCTCGAAAGTGCCGCTGCATCATCGCTTGCGCATCTTGATGGGGAGGACTACATACCAGGACAGGATATTCGTCTGGATTTCCCGGAGATAATTGAGATTTTAGTCAACAATTTGGCATCctcagaagctgaaatcCAATTGGTCGCTTTACGCTGGATTCGAGCTATCTTGGCGCTTTCTCCTGATGATTTCGTTCCATTTTTTTCTAAAATTTTGTCATTGCTGTTAAAGTTGCTCAGCGATCAGGATCCTCGTATCAGTGAAAGCGCCCAGATTGTTAACCAACAACTCATCGAGCTTTGTAGCGAATATGATCACTTGAAGGACCCTACGGCTATATCATATGGCTCTATTGTTAACAGCATGACACTACAGTTTTTCGAAAGCAAGGTAGATGCAAGAATAGCGTGCTTAGATTGGCTTCTGCTCATTTACAAGAAAGCGCCAAGTCAAATTCTGGAGCACAATGACAGCATGTTTTTGACTCTGCTTAAATCTTTGTCTGACAAAGATGGCAGATTAATAGAAAAGGCTTTGGCTCTTCTTTCCAGCCTATGTTCTGATTCAAACGATAACTatatcaagaaattcttaCAGGACCTTTTGactttgttcaacagaGATACAAGACTCCTGAAAGCGAGAGCAAATTTTATAATGAGACAGCTATGCGCCCGATTGAGTCCAGAGAGAATTTATAGGGTGATATCGCCCTTACTCGATTCGTGTGATGGTCGCGTCTTTGTGCGTATGATGATTCAGATTCTTAGTACGAATCTTGTCACAGCGCCTGAGGTGGAGCCCCTACGAAGAAAATTGAGAAACGGTGACGATGgaatgttcttcaatacATTGTTCAGATCATGGTGCCCGAATGCCATCTCTGTTATATCTTTATGCCTAGTGTCTGAGAATTATGAAATGGCATATTCTGTTTTGCAAGCTTATGTTAACTATGAATTGTCATTGAATGACTTGATACAGCTGGATATTCTGGTTCAATTATTAGAATCTCCAGTTTTTACTCGATTACGTCTACAGCTGTTGGAACAACAGCGATACCCTTTCCTTCACAAATCCTTATATGGCATTCTAATGATTTTGCCTCAATCCAAAGCCTTCGATATGTTAAACAGGAGACTGAATAGTGTGAACAGCTGGGCTTGGCAGCCTTCCTACGAAAAGCCCGTATATCAGCAGAGAAATTCTTCGCAGGTCAGTGTGAGCTGCACGATGGACTCTGAAGCGTCCCAATACTCAATCAATCAACGGACGAACAATCGcgagcttttgaagcacTTCAATGAAGCTTGTTCTGCTAATCGTTCCATGCCCAATGATGACGAAACGTATGAGACCAAATTACCATTTCTTGTGGATTCCTCCGTCAAAGCTTCTCCGTCTCCGAGAGCAGCGTCGTCTGACAGTGGATCGGTAATCCATAGGAACAGTGGACCTAAAAGGAAATCAGGTGGAGATAAATCCTTGACACCATGA
- the REH1 gene encoding Reh1p (ancestral locus Anc_4.243) → MSFPIFTCNCCEIQFKSSDLQRYHMKTEWHRYNLKRRMAKLPCITAAQFAEKLQLSERQRQENEVDEFGFAVLKPKNNARQLLKEKKAKQKHSPLDDRGRRADIEKQEGSARSSSPTESLASEISRISGFSVDTNTDFGEDTVSEYGFTSESNYDSDNSTADDFSEMGNDRIDIFECIYCGVKHKEIERNVNHMFREHGLYIPERSYLTDLPGLLNYLIDQIVMQKRCFCCNFEGSTLESIRAHMHSKRHCRLPYETKHERERLSQFYDFSSLSEDSYESQQSSRNDKEIHFSDSEEDANSESGHTGQEINSNYTTVSVDTTGMELTLPTGARVGHRVGQRYYRQNLPMPSDVSDSRRTVTAADRRMVSGVTEKQYKKGLKKMQQLEKNAVNRQIRQEKTKRVNFQPHYRDELLQ, encoded by the coding sequence ATGAGTTTCCCAATCTTTACGTGCAACTGCTGCGAAATCCAATTCAAGTCCAGCGACTTGCAACGCTACCATATGAAGACGGAATGGCATCGTTATAACTTGAAAAGAAGGATGGCGAAATTGCCTTGCATTACTGCAGCTCAATTTGCTGAGAAACTCCAGTTATCAGAAAGGCAGAGACAAGAGAATGAAGTTGACGAGTTTGGTTTTGCTGTCTTAAAGCCCAAGAATAATGCTCGCCAATTGCTAAAGGAGAAAAAGGCTAAGCAGAAGCATTCTCCCCTCGATGACCGAGGCAGACGTGCTGACATTGAAAAGCAGGAAGGCTCCGCTAGATCCAGCTCTCCCACTGAGTCGCTTGCGTCCGAAATCTCTAGGATTTCTGGCTTCAGCGTGGACACTAATACTGATTTTGGCGAAGACACAGTTTCTGAGTACGGATTTACCAGTGAATCGAACTACGACTCCGATAATTCAACGGCAGATGACTTCAGCGAGATGGGCAACGATCGAAttgacatctttgaatGCATTTACTGCGGTGTTAAACATAAGGAGATAGAACGTAATGTTAACCATATGTTCCGCGAGCATGGCTTGTACATCCCAGAGAGGTCATATCTTACCGATCTTCCCGGTTTGTTAAACtatctcatcgatcaaATTGTGATGCAGAAGCGTTGTTTCTGTTGCAACTTCGAAGGTTCTACTCTGGAGAGCATAAGGGCTCACATGCATTCGAAGCGCCATTGTAGGCTTCCCTATGAGACCAAACACGAGAGGGAACGTCTCTCCCAATTTTACGACTTTAGCTCGCTAAGTGAGGACTCATATGAATCCCAGCAGTCATCACGAAATGACAAGGAAATTCATTTCTCAGACTCTGAAGAGGATGCCAACTCGGAGTCGGGTCACACTGGGCAAGAAATCAACTCAAACTACACAACAGTTTCAGTAGATACTACTGGCATGGAATTAACGCTGCCGACCGGTGCCAGAGTCGGCCACCGAGTAGGTCAGCGATACTATAGGCAGAATTTGCCAATGCCTTCAGACGTATCAGACAGCAGGCGCACAGTAACAGCTGCCGACAGGCGAATGGTCAGCGGAGTTACAGAGAAACAGTATAAGAAAGGACTGAAAAAGATGCAGCAATTGGAGAAGAACGCTGTCAACAGACAAATTCGTCAAGAAAAAACCAAGAGGGTCAATTTTCAACCACATTATAGAGacgagcttcttcaataa
- the TSR1 gene encoding small subunit rRNA maturation protein TSR1 (ancestral locus Anc_4.244) codes for MAGHSHRSSIKNGHKGFKSRHSSKGALKRLYKGKVEKAGAEKNDNGSSKSNRVLTKLQRKNAAKQLRDQKMASTMEMKKLFEGSNGAEKIVTIIPLASDVSAADILKGLVSSVESEAEDDTGLVEAPFVKDVHIKSFKSNLKIISPDMGNFMNILDSAKVADFVVFGLSGTSEVDPEYGEQIIRALELQGIASYMGVVTNLSAVHAKEKFQLDVKQSLESYFRHFFPSEQRIYNLEKPSDSANALRTLCQKFPRGIQWRDNRGYMVANKVDFIERDADFGELVIEGTVRGIGFHANRLVHIPDMGDFQISRIERTACSMRRKKGVSDGLSALDDELHNNFESNQDRETLEEFAPNDAEMEQMPQGEFEYENLEAARYDDHGFLPGREQHTNGVKVPKGTSEYQAKWYLDDTVPMDDEIEDYRTIGGEIDEADNEDMDLDLQDAEEETIEDNEQTANEPMFVDLSAEEEARQLSEYRALEKEDREFPDEIELEPTESAIERLRRYRGLKNLHNCNWEVDEKDPQAPPEWGRLLRISNYRNTRAKILKEARNEAQVVAGDRIKLYLKFPKRLLETIRHPNQTALAVYGLLAHEHKNAMVNLSIQRWEEYDKPVPSEEPLLVQYGARRYRTLPLFSSASNSPNNVHKFESFLQPDTLSIATFFAPVDFTQSPAIYFKESATDPKGLELVGHGSFLNADHTRILAKRVILTGHPFRFHKSVVTVRYMFFHPEDIEWFKSIPLFTKSGRTGFIKESLGTHGYYKATFDGRLSAQDVVAMSLYKRKWPRIAQPLLNM; via the coding sequence ATGGCAGGACATTCACATAGATcttcgatcaagaacggcCACAAGGGTTTCAAGTCCAGACACTCATCGAAGGGTGCGCTGAAAAGGTTGTACAAGGGAAAGGTCGAAAAGGCTGGCGCTGAAAAGAATGATAATGGTAGTTCGAAGAGCAATAGAGTTTTAACCAAATTGCAGCGTAAAAATGCAGCAAAACAGTTGAGAGATCAAAAGATGGCCAGCACGATGGAAATGAAAAAATTGTTCGAGGGCAGTAATGGGGCAGAGAAAATCGTGACTATTATACCGCTGGCAAGCGATGTGTCAGCTGCTGATATCTTGAAAGGACTGGTCTCGTCAGTAGAGTCCGAGGCGGAAGACGATACTGGACTGGTGGAGGCGCCATTTGTGAAAGACGTCCATATTAAGAGTTTCAAAagcaatttgaagatcatcagTCCCGATATGGGTAATTTTATGAATATTCTAGATAGTGCCAAGGTGGCAGACTTTGTTGTGTTTGGTCTGAGCGGGACCAGTGAAGTGGATCCTGAATACGGCGAACAGATAATTAGAGCTTTGGAGCTGCAAGGTATAGCGTCGTACATGGGGGTGGTTACTAACTTATCAGCAGTGCATGCTAAGGAAAAGTTCCAGCTGGACGTAAAGCAATCATTGGAAAGTTACTTTAGGCACTTTTTTCCCAGCGAACAACGAATCTATAATTTAGAGAAGCCGTCAGATTCTGCAAATGCACTCAGAACCTTGTGTCAAAAATTTCCACGAGGTATACAGTGGCGAGATAATAGAGGTTACATGGTTGCAAACAAAGTGGATTTCATTGAAAGAGATGCTGATTTCGGTGAACTAGTGATAGAGGGAACGGTGCGAGGAATTGGATTTCACGCAAACAGGCTAGTCCATATTCCTGATATGGGAGATTTCCAGATATCACGTATAGAAAGGACTGCGTGCTCTatgagaaggaagaaaggAGTAAGCGACGGGCTGTCTGCGCTAGACGATGAGCTGCACAACAATTTTGAGTCGAATCAAGATAGAGAGACGTTGGAGGAATTTGCACCCAACGACGCGGAGATGGAGCAAATGCCTCAGGGCGAATTTGAGTACGAAAATCTAGAGGCTGCAAGATACGACGATCATGGATTCTTGCCGGGCAGAGAGCAGCATACCAATGGAGTAAAAGTACCTAAGGGTACGTCAGAATATCAAGCTAAGTGGTACCTTGATGATACTGTACCCAtggatgatgaaattgaagactATCGAACCATCGGAGGGGAGATCGATGAGGCTGATAATGAAGATATGGATCTCGACTTGCAGgacgctgaagaagagactATAGAGGACAATGAACAGACGGCTAATGAACCAATGTTCGTCGATCTGTcagctgaggaagaagcgCGGCAATTAAGCGAGTATAGAGCattggagaaagaagatagAGAGTTTCCAGATGAGATCGAACTGGAGCCGACCGAGTCAGCCATAGAACGTTTGAGGAGATACAGAGGACTCAAAAACCTACACAACTGTAATTGGGAGGTCGACGAAAAAGATCCACAGGCCCCGCCAGAATGGGGCCGGTTACTGAGAATCTCAAACTATAGGAATACTCGTGCTAAGATTTTAAAAGAGGCCAGAAACGAAGCACAAGTTGTCGCTGGAGATAGAATAAAATTATACCTGAAGTTTCCTAAAAGACTTTTGGAGACTATCAGACATCCGAATCAGACTGCGCTGGCTGTTTACGGTTTGTTAGCTCATGAGCACAAGAACGCCATGGTAAACCTGTCAATTCAGAGATGGGAAGAGTATGACAAGCCCGTTCCCTCTGAAGAGCCATTATTGGTCCAATATGGCGCCAGAAGATACAGAACCCTACCACTATTCTCTTCGGCCTCGAACAGTCCCAACAATGTGCATAAATTCGAGAGCTTTCTGCAACCAGACACTCTCTCAATTGCAACTTTTTTCGCACCGGTGGATTTTACCCAATCCCCTGCTATTTACTTTAAAGAGTCGGCAACGGATCCTAAAGGTCTGGAGTTGGTTGGTCATGGCTCCTTCCTGAACGCTGATCACACAAGAATATTGGCCAAGCGTGTTATCTTGACCGGTCACCCATTCAGGTTCCACAAGTCCGTCGTTACAGTTCGCTACATGTTTTTCCACCCAGAAGACATCGAGTGGTTCAAGTCCATTCCACTATTTACCAAGAGTGGAAGAACTGGTTTTATCAAGGAAAGTTTGGGTACTCACGGCTACTACAAGGCAACATTTGATGGCAGGCTGTCTGCTCAAGATGTGGTTGCGATGTCTTTATATAAGCGTAAATGGCCTAGGATTGCACagccattgttgaacatGTAG
- a CDS encoding 40S ribosomal protein uS14 (ancestral locus Anc_4.245), producing MAHENVWYSHPRRFGKGSRQCRVCSSHSGLIRKYGLDICRQCFREKAADIGFNKYR from the coding sequence ATGGCTCACGAAAACGTTTGGTATTCtcatccaagaagattcgGTAAGGGTTCCCGTCAATGCCGTGTCTGTTCTTCTCACAGTGGTTTGATCAGAAAGTACGGTTTGGACATCTGCCGTCAATGTTTCAGAGAGAAGGCTGCTGACATCGGTTTCAACAAGTACCGTTAA